The genomic window ATATTCATACCCAAACGCTAGAATCAGGGCAATGGAGGCGAGGCTTTTCACAGAGCAGAAGTTCAACGAGTTAGCGGAATCAAAGACCCCGAATAACTTTATCATGAACCTAGAGGACACAGATTACAAGCCGTATTTAACATCTCTCCCGGCTTTGAACTCCGAAAGTATAGATAGAGCCCTTGACAAAGCTTTGACAGACACATATGGACTTTTCTTTAAAATCCTCCCCAAGAGGACAAGAGAGTTCTTCAAACTTCTCCTTGAAGAATGGGACGTTAGGAACATAACTTCTTCTGTTAAAGCAAAGCTAAGGGGAGAAGTTGCTAGGGATTACATAAACGAAATTGGCACAATGGTTGAAAAAGTGAAGGCCATTGCTGATGCAAAGAGCTTTGAGGAAATACTCGTTATACTGGAAGGGACAGAATATGAGGGGGCTTATCAAAAGTTCTTACTAAAGGAGATAACACCAGAGGAGTTTGAAACAGAACTTTACAAAAACCACTATCTGAAGCTCTCCAAATATGCAGCGACAAGAAAAGATGAGGAAAAGACAATTCTGCAGGAGTTCGTGAGCCTAAAAATCGACAAGATAAACCTAAGCACGATACTTAGA from Thermococcus alcaliphilus includes these protein-coding regions:
- a CDS encoding V-type ATP synthase subunit C; translated protein: MEVSTITAILDTSLAVIFTWVAYKTGQILWKYTPYSYPNARIRAMEARLFTEQKFNELAESKTPNNFIMNLEDTDYKPYLTSLPALNSESIDRALDKALTDTYGLFFKILPKRTREFFKLLLEEWDVRNITSSVKAKLRGEVARDYINEIGTMVEKVKAIADAKSFEEILVILEGTEYEGAYQKFLLKEITPEEFETELYKNHYLKLSKYAATRKDEEKTILQEFVSLKIDKINLSTILRGKAHGLGADKLKNSLIPGGKIKRKTLEALANMEDVEMVLAELDSTEYSGIIREHREEILEDISAFERAFDRYILQRMAELTRFYPLSIAVPLSYILQKESEIRKLKAVAKLIEDGVKPETIKKVIGELP